From Chromohalobacter canadensis, one genomic window encodes:
- the ligA gene encoding NAD-dependent DNA ligase LigA, which translates to MSQIPQAVHERADSLHQQLDDANYQYYVEDDPQITDAEYDALLRELQSLEAEHPELKTPDSPTQRVGAAPAERFEEVTHAVPMLSLDNAFDDAELAAFVKRVADKLEHDSETLPFCCEPKLDGLAVALVYENGQLVQGATRGDGRTGEDVTLNLRTIRSIPLKLRGDSIPPLIEVRGEVYMRHSGFEALNARARENGDKVFANPRNAAAGSLRQLDSSIAAARPLEFCAYQVARLEGEDDAHSHSDYLKRLRTLGFRTSPLLDVVKGEHGVIDFCHRLGEQREGLDYDIDGAVLKVDSLRDQRELGFVARAPRWAIAYKYPAQEQMTVLNDVAFQVGRVGTLTPVAKLEPVQVAGVTVSNATLHNMDEVARLGVRIGDTVVVRRAGDVIPQIVGVVETQRPTETRAIEMPAECPVCGSQIERAEGEVAARCSGGLFCPAQRKEALKHFASRRALDIDGLGEKLIDLLVERDWVKTPADLFRLEADKLAELPRLAEKSANNLVNALEAAKRTTLARFVYAIGIREVGEATAASLARHFGSLQALSKASLEALEAVEDVGPVVARHIHTFFRQPHNQETLEDLQGVGVTWEEVEIAGRPQPLASQTWVLTGTLESMTRDDGKARLQALGAKVSGSVSKKTAALVAGEAAGSKLEKARELEVEVLDESTFLQRLAEWENAEENQ; encoded by the coding sequence ATGAGCCAGATTCCCCAAGCGGTCCACGAGCGGGCCGACAGCCTGCATCAGCAGCTGGACGACGCCAACTACCAGTACTACGTCGAGGACGATCCGCAGATCACCGACGCGGAGTACGATGCCCTGCTGCGCGAGCTGCAGTCACTGGAGGCCGAGCATCCCGAGCTGAAGACGCCGGACTCCCCCACGCAACGCGTCGGAGCGGCTCCCGCCGAGCGTTTCGAGGAAGTGACCCATGCCGTGCCCATGCTGTCGCTGGACAACGCCTTCGACGACGCGGAGCTGGCGGCCTTCGTCAAGCGCGTCGCGGACAAGCTCGAACACGACAGCGAAACGCTTCCGTTTTGCTGCGAACCCAAGCTCGATGGCCTGGCGGTGGCGCTGGTCTACGAGAACGGCCAACTGGTCCAGGGCGCCACGCGCGGTGACGGGCGCACCGGCGAGGATGTCACGCTCAATCTGCGCACCATCCGCTCGATCCCGCTCAAGTTGCGCGGCGACTCGATTCCGCCGCTGATCGAGGTACGCGGCGAGGTCTACATGCGCCACTCGGGGTTCGAGGCACTCAATGCCCGCGCCCGCGAAAACGGCGACAAGGTGTTCGCCAACCCGCGCAACGCCGCCGCCGGCAGCCTGCGCCAGCTGGATTCCTCGATCGCCGCCGCGCGGCCGCTGGAGTTCTGCGCCTATCAGGTCGCCCGGCTCGAAGGCGAGGATGACGCACACTCGCATTCCGATTATCTCAAGCGCCTGCGGACGCTGGGCTTTCGCACCAGCCCGCTGCTCGACGTGGTCAAGGGCGAGCACGGCGTGATCGACTTCTGCCACCGCCTGGGCGAACAGCGCGAAGGCCTCGATTACGACATCGACGGCGCTGTGCTCAAGGTCGACAGCCTGCGCGATCAGCGCGAACTGGGCTTCGTCGCTCGCGCCCCGCGCTGGGCCATCGCCTACAAGTATCCGGCCCAAGAGCAGATGACGGTACTCAACGACGTGGCTTTCCAGGTCGGTCGCGTTGGCACGCTGACGCCGGTGGCCAAGCTGGAGCCGGTCCAGGTGGCCGGCGTCACCGTCTCCAACGCCACGCTGCACAACATGGACGAAGTCGCACGCCTCGGCGTACGCATCGGCGATACCGTGGTCGTGCGTCGCGCCGGTGATGTCATCCCGCAGATCGTGGGCGTCGTCGAGACGCAGCGCCCGACCGAGACTCGCGCCATCGAGATGCCGGCCGAGTGCCCGGTCTGCGGCTCGCAGATCGAGCGCGCCGAGGGCGAAGTCGCGGCACGTTGCTCCGGCGGACTGTTCTGTCCCGCCCAACGCAAGGAGGCGCTGAAGCACTTCGCCAGCCGCCGCGCACTGGATATCGACGGCCTGGGCGAAAAGCTGATCGATCTGCTGGTCGAGCGCGACTGGGTCAAGACACCGGCGGACCTGTTCCGTCTCGAGGCCGACAAGCTGGCGGAACTGCCCAGGCTGGCGGAGAAGTCCGCCAACAACCTGGTCAACGCGCTGGAAGCTGCCAAACGCACCACGCTGGCACGTTTCGTCTATGCCATCGGCATTCGTGAAGTGGGCGAAGCCACCGCCGCGAGCCTGGCACGTCACTTCGGCTCGCTGCAGGCGCTTTCAAAGGCGTCTCTGGAGGCGCTGGAAGCGGTCGAGGACGTGGGTCCGGTCGTCGCCCGGCATATTCACACCTTCTTCCGCCAGCCCCACAACCAGGAAACGCTCGAGGACCTGCAGGGGGTCGGCGTCACCTGGGAAGAGGTCGAGATCGCCGGCCGTCCCCAGCCGCTCGCCAGCCAGACCTGGGTGCTCACCGGGACCCTCGAGAGCATGACCCGCGATGACGGCAAGGCGCGTCTGCAGGCGCTCGGCGCCAAGGTCTCGGGAAGCGTCTCCAAGAAGACCGCCGCGCTCGTCGCTGGCGAGGCAGCGGGCAGCAAGCTCGAAAAGGCGCGCGAGCTCGAGGTGGAAGTGCTCGATGAGAGTACGTTCCTGCAACGACTCGCTGAGTGGGAAAACGCGGAGGAAAACCAATGA
- a CDS encoding response regulator — protein sequence MSDTPLQVLIVEDDPMVMRLNVEYLNRLDDVALVAQCGDVPGALDVLERDAVDVILLDVYLRGRNGLEIVRYLQRLGRDIDVILITAASETETVRAARRLGVRDYLVKPFEFERFKVAVDACRRVRATLERLPEQADQRDLDRLFQPVRPRQTRSDGLPKGLTTPSLAQIAQAILSIDEETFTTESLIPATGMSRVSVRKYLKYLTEHGYLGESFHYGQVGRPSFTYRCLDTTALQELLTTKHTT from the coding sequence ATGAGCGATACGCCACTGCAAGTACTCATCGTCGAGGATGACCCCATGGTCATGCGCCTCAACGTCGAATACCTCAACCGACTCGATGACGTCGCGCTGGTCGCGCAATGCGGCGATGTTCCCGGTGCCCTGGACGTGCTGGAGCGCGACGCCGTCGACGTCATCCTGCTCGACGTCTATCTGCGCGGCCGCAACGGGCTGGAAATCGTCCGTTACCTGCAGCGGCTGGGCCGCGACATCGATGTCATCCTGATCACCGCCGCCAGCGAGACCGAGACCGTGCGCGCCGCGCGGCGCCTCGGCGTGCGCGATTATCTGGTCAAACCCTTCGAGTTCGAGCGTTTCAAGGTCGCCGTCGATGCCTGCCGACGCGTACGCGCCACACTGGAGCGCCTCCCCGAACAAGCCGACCAACGCGACCTCGACCGGCTTTTCCAGCCCGTCAGGCCACGCCAGACGCGTAGCGATGGGCTGCCCAAGGGGCTGACGACGCCTTCATTGGCGCAAATCGCCCAGGCCATTCTGAGTATCGACGAGGAAACCTTCACCACCGAAAGCCTGATACCGGCCACCGGCATGTCTCGTGTCTCGGTGCGCAAGTATTTGAAATACCTGACCGAGCACGGCTATCTCGGTGAGTCCTTCCACTACGGTCAGGTGGGACGCCCTTCGTTCACCTACCGCTGCCTGGATACGACCGCCCTGCAAGAGCTCCTGACGACTAAGCACACGACATAA
- a CDS encoding YheU family protein: MSGRFIEVPYRMLPADTLDALLEGFVTREGYDTTDEGEGMPAWVRELKGQLERGELLIAHDLQTETTEVMTLEQWHAFGRQLADDEEEG; encoded by the coding sequence ATGAGCGGACGCTTCATAGAAGTGCCCTACCGCATGCTGCCGGCCGATACGCTGGATGCGTTGCTGGAGGGTTTCGTCACCCGCGAAGGCTACGACACGACCGATGAAGGCGAAGGCATGCCGGCCTGGGTGCGCGAGCTCAAAGGCCAGCTCGAGCGCGGCGAGTTACTGATCGCCCATGACCTGCAAACGGAGACCACCGAGGTCATGACGCTGGAACAATGGCATGCGTTCGGACGCCAACTGGCCGACGACGAGGAAGAGGGCTGA
- the zipA gene encoding cell division protein ZipA has translation MELREWLIILGLVLVTTIVIDGVRRLQRQRRVPRLDQAEHSQVSEGRDAEEEDPEKAAREAEVRRELPNGGARVVRDATFDRSEEREPVRPESPLRQERIPEEKLKPSVLKRGRGSAYEGNAHRDDDAQEGKRSGMQGMKDAVRAGAQRMSASAQRFTASRDHDDERVTDEHPHHEPTLESSSAREPAPDSARADAARPAMDETPRRRREEAPTRRAMSDEPPAARATDEEAEEPMRAEEPARAEERTAHREVVTDHPAVERAKRNPVHADRAREALSDAEEVIVISVLSRDEAGFQGPDLLNLMLACGLRYCHEMGVFHRFETESDDSALQFTMVNVLKPGVFDLDDMDEFATPGVTFLMPLPSAHDSAAAFEAMFETAMVLVRNLSGELKDENRSVMTAQTVEFARQRVQEFERRHRLHRYQAN, from the coding sequence ATGGAACTAAGAGAGTGGCTAATCATCCTGGGGTTGGTTCTGGTAACGACCATCGTGATTGACGGTGTGCGTCGGCTCCAGCGCCAGCGCCGCGTCCCGCGCCTCGACCAGGCAGAGCATAGTCAGGTATCCGAGGGCAGGGACGCCGAGGAAGAGGATCCGGAAAAAGCGGCCCGTGAGGCTGAGGTCCGGCGGGAGTTGCCCAATGGAGGTGCGCGTGTCGTGCGCGATGCCACCTTCGATCGTAGCGAGGAGCGTGAACCGGTACGGCCGGAATCGCCCTTGCGCCAGGAGCGAATCCCCGAGGAAAAGCTCAAGCCCAGCGTGCTCAAGCGTGGCCGAGGCAGTGCCTATGAGGGCAATGCGCATCGGGATGATGATGCTCAGGAGGGCAAGCGTTCCGGCATGCAGGGCATGAAGGATGCCGTGCGTGCAGGGGCTCAGCGTATGAGCGCCTCGGCCCAGCGCTTCACGGCGTCTCGTGACCACGATGATGAGCGCGTGACTGATGAGCATCCGCATCACGAACCGACGCTTGAGTCATCATCGGCCCGAGAGCCTGCGCCCGACTCGGCACGCGCCGATGCGGCGCGTCCAGCAATGGACGAGACGCCGCGGCGTCGTCGCGAGGAAGCGCCTACGCGGCGGGCAATGTCTGACGAGCCACCGGCGGCGCGTGCCACGGATGAAGAGGCCGAGGAGCCAATGCGTGCCGAGGAGCCAGCGCGTGCCGAGGAACGTACGGCGCACCGCGAGGTGGTCACCGATCACCCGGCGGTAGAGCGTGCCAAGCGTAATCCGGTGCATGCCGATCGTGCACGCGAGGCCTTGTCCGACGCCGAGGAAGTCATCGTCATCAGCGTCCTGTCACGCGATGAGGCGGGCTTCCAGGGGCCGGACCTGCTCAATCTGATGCTGGCCTGCGGGTTGCGTTACTGCCATGAAATGGGTGTTTTCCACCGTTTCGAGACCGAGTCGGACGACAGCGCCTTGCAGTTCACGATGGTCAACGTGCTCAAACCGGGCGTGTTCGATCTCGATGACATGGACGAGTTCGCGACGCCGGGGGTGACGTTCTTGATGCCGTTGCCCAGCGCGCATGACAGCGCGGCGGCGTTCGAGGCCATGTTCGAAACCGCCATGGTGCTGGTACGCAATCTCAGCGGCGAGCTGAAGGACGAAAACCGCAGCGTGATGACCGCGCAAACGGTGGAGTTCGCCCGGCAGCGTGTGCAGGAATTCGAGCGCCGCCATCGCCTGCATCGCTATCAGGCGAACTGA
- the mnmC gene encoding bifunctional tRNA (5-methylaminomethyl-2-thiouridine)(34)-methyltransferase MnmD/FAD-dependent 5-carboxymethylaminomethyl-2-thiouridine(34) oxidoreductase MnmC — MPAVSRPLPPLTALAPPELEWRADDIGDAPYSSVHEDVYFSRHDGRAETMHVFLEGNRLPERFAAWQKARPFVIGETGFGTGLNMLCAWTCFERHAPAQARLHLVSTEKYPLPRDALARALAIWPDLAAHVRPLIDQWPEPLSGVHRLWLSERVTLDLHFGDAAERLTRLDGRVDAWFLDGFSPAKNPDMWQPALYEAMATVSRPGATFATFTCAGVVKRGLRDAGFTWRKTPGFGRKREMLCGEIAEPPHDTRRAATPWFTPPEASTARHVVVIGAGLAGTSVADALARRGVAVTLLERDAPGAGASGNRQGALYVKLAAETNPQSRVYLAGLLHTRRWLTALDPEQRLWQDSGVLQLAPGTKEAARQQRFLAHHALPERVVHGVDAATASQAAGTPLDASGLDYPQAGWVRPDRLCRQLAASPGITQRRGEARDLDFDADAWRIALTDGATLTADHVVVATAHETPRFAPLAGLPLKPIRGQLTHVPVPADAPSLARVVCAGGYVAPAMEGVLSLGATFAPGDTDTAVHTTDHARNLDEFTATLPAFAEALRAAGVTLDPAACEGRASLRAASPDKSPYAGPVPVREAWLDDYAVLGSDARRIPNTPGRHHPGLWVSAAHGSRGLASAPLCAEVIASRLCDEPLPLERELVDHLHPGRRLIADIIRGNATLSASSKRDEPPTSPNTTETP; from the coding sequence GACGATATCGGCGACGCACCCTATTCCAGCGTTCATGAGGATGTGTATTTCTCGCGCCACGATGGCCGCGCCGAGACTATGCATGTCTTTCTCGAGGGCAATCGCCTGCCCGAGCGATTCGCCGCATGGCAGAAAGCGCGCCCCTTCGTGATCGGCGAAACCGGCTTCGGCACCGGCCTCAATATGCTCTGCGCCTGGACGTGTTTCGAGCGACACGCCCCCGCCCAGGCGCGCTTGCACCTGGTGTCGACCGAGAAATATCCGCTCCCGCGTGATGCCTTGGCACGGGCACTAGCGATCTGGCCCGACCTGGCCGCGCATGTTCGCCCGCTGATCGACCAATGGCCCGAACCGCTCAGCGGTGTGCACCGGCTATGGCTTTCTGAGCGCGTCACCCTCGACCTGCACTTCGGCGATGCGGCCGAGCGTCTGACGCGTCTCGATGGCCGTGTGGACGCCTGGTTTCTGGATGGTTTCTCGCCGGCCAAGAATCCCGACATGTGGCAACCGGCGCTTTACGAGGCAATGGCCACCGTCAGCCGCCCGGGGGCGACCTTCGCCACCTTCACCTGCGCCGGCGTCGTCAAGCGCGGCCTGCGCGACGCGGGCTTCACCTGGCGTAAGACGCCCGGCTTCGGCCGCAAACGCGAGATGCTGTGCGGCGAGATCGCCGAGCCACCGCATGATACGCGGCGCGCGGCGACGCCCTGGTTCACACCGCCCGAAGCATCTACCGCGCGGCATGTGGTGGTCATCGGCGCGGGGCTCGCCGGGACCAGCGTGGCCGACGCCCTGGCCCGCCGCGGGGTCGCGGTCACGCTGCTCGAGCGCGACGCCCCCGGTGCGGGCGCTTCCGGCAATCGCCAGGGGGCGCTCTACGTCAAGCTCGCCGCCGAGACCAATCCGCAAAGCCGCGTCTACCTTGCCGGTTTGCTGCACACCCGGCGCTGGCTGACCGCCCTCGACCCCGAGCAGCGTCTGTGGCAGGACAGCGGCGTGCTGCAACTGGCGCCCGGCACCAAGGAAGCCGCCCGCCAGCAGCGCTTCCTGGCCCATCACGCCCTGCCCGAGCGCGTGGTGCACGGCGTAGACGCCGCCACCGCGAGCCAGGCCGCCGGCACACCGCTCGACGCGTCGGGACTCGACTATCCCCAGGCCGGTTGGGTGCGTCCCGACCGGTTGTGCCGACAACTGGCCGCGAGCCCCGGCATCACCCAGCGGCGTGGCGAGGCGCGCGATCTCGACTTCGATGCCGACGCCTGGCGCATCGCGCTGACCGATGGCGCCACGCTCACGGCCGACCATGTGGTCGTCGCCACCGCCCACGAGACACCGCGCTTCGCGCCTCTGGCCGGCCTGCCGCTCAAGCCGATTCGCGGCCAGCTCACCCACGTGCCGGTGCCCGCCGATGCGCCGTCATTGGCACGCGTGGTCTGCGCGGGTGGGTATGTCGCCCCGGCGATGGAGGGCGTGCTCAGCCTCGGCGCGACCTTCGCCCCCGGCGATACCGACACCGCCGTGCACACGACGGATCATGCGCGCAACCTGGATGAATTCACCGCCACCCTACCCGCCTTCGCCGAGGCGCTGCGCGCGGCCGGCGTCACGCTCGACCCGGCCGCCTGCGAGGGCCGCGCCAGCCTGCGCGCCGCCAGCCCGGACAAGTCGCCCTATGCCGGGCCGGTGCCCGTGCGCGAGGCCTGGCTCGACGACTACGCCGTGCTCGGCAGTGATGCGCGTCGCATCCCCAACACGCCGGGACGGCATCACCCCGGCTTGTGGGTCAGTGCCGCGCACGGCTCGCGGGGGCTGGCCAGCGCACCGCTGTGCGCCGAGGTCATCGCCTCCCGCCTGTGCGACGAGCCGCTGCCGCTGGAACGCGAACTGGTCGACCATCTCCATCCCGGTCGACGTCTCATCGCCGATATCATTCGCGGAAACGCTACACTGTCGGCATCATCCAAGCGCGACGAGCCCCCGACGTCACCGAACACGACCGAGACACCATGA
- the dcuS gene encoding DcuS/MalK family sensor histidine kinase, with protein sequence MPRLPTVRLNVLISLLVASTVIVTLGVALWMFDATLRDTQKDAQAARVTDIAQVVASRRRVVNVLEDAGEKRDFAADSDVQGEIDALRQRLNVDFIVVMNPHAIRLTHPDPTRIGEHFQGGDEGPALQGEHYASRAEGTLGVSIRGFAPVRNDAGEVLGAVSVGVTLDTLGARLSDNRLHMVLGIAFLMILGTLGASWLARYIKRVLMGLEPHQITRLVEERQAILGSVHEGILAVDVAGRITLTNAAACSLLEQAGLKAPALGTPIIDYLPQSGLPDVLQSGEASLDQEVFINGQTLLANRMPIRHQGQVIGAVATFRDKSEVRLLAEELTGVRRYAEALRAATHEFKNKLHVMLGLMQLEEYPALHRYLRDVADHHVAPGASLVEGIGEPVLAGFLLGKQSEARERDITLTVDVEDAIPAPQDPAMIHTLVIVLGNLLENAFDAVDEQHERHVTLTMGVDAALLSLHVQDTGPGIPEAMREHIFASGTSSKGHQRGLGLAMVREHVEAHDGTLALYSEPGRGTLIEVALPYPSSSTTEN encoded by the coding sequence ATGCCCCGCTTGCCGACAGTTCGTCTCAATGTGCTGATCTCGCTACTCGTCGCCTCGACGGTGATCGTTACGCTGGGCGTGGCATTGTGGATGTTCGATGCCACCCTGCGCGACACTCAGAAAGACGCCCAGGCGGCCCGTGTCACCGATATCGCCCAGGTCGTGGCGTCGCGACGGCGTGTCGTCAACGTGCTGGAGGACGCAGGAGAAAAGCGCGATTTCGCCGCCGATAGCGACGTTCAGGGGGAAATCGACGCCTTGCGCCAGCGTCTGAACGTGGACTTCATCGTGGTGATGAATCCCCATGCCATTCGTCTCACGCACCCCGACCCAACGCGTATCGGTGAGCATTTCCAGGGCGGCGACGAAGGCCCGGCACTGCAGGGCGAGCATTATGCCTCGCGGGCCGAGGGAACGCTGGGCGTCAGCATTCGCGGCTTCGCACCGGTACGCAATGATGCCGGCGAGGTGCTCGGCGCCGTCTCGGTGGGGGTGACACTGGATACGCTGGGCGCCCGTCTGTCCGACAACCGTCTGCACATGGTGCTGGGCATCGCGTTTCTAATGATTCTCGGCACCCTGGGTGCCAGCTGGCTGGCCCGTTACATCAAGCGTGTGCTGATGGGTCTGGAACCGCACCAGATCACGCGTCTGGTGGAAGAACGCCAGGCGATTCTCGGCTCGGTGCACGAAGGCATTCTCGCGGTGGATGTCGCCGGGCGTATTACCCTGACCAACGCTGCCGCCTGCTCGCTGCTAGAGCAAGCGGGCCTGAAAGCGCCGGCACTGGGCACGCCAATCATCGACTATCTACCGCAAAGTGGGCTGCCGGATGTGTTGCAAAGCGGCGAGGCGTCGCTTGACCAGGAAGTCTTCATCAACGGCCAGACGCTACTCGCCAATCGCATGCCGATTCGCCACCAGGGCCAGGTGATCGGGGCAGTGGCCACCTTCCGCGACAAGAGCGAAGTACGTCTGCTCGCCGAGGAGCTGACCGGCGTCCGACGTTACGCCGAAGCTCTGCGCGCAGCGACGCATGAATTCAAGAACAAGCTGCATGTCATGCTCGGCCTGATGCAACTCGAGGAATACCCCGCACTGCACCGCTACCTGCGCGACGTGGCGGACCACCATGTCGCGCCGGGGGCGTCCCTGGTCGAAGGCATCGGCGAGCCGGTGTTGGCGGGCTTTCTGCTCGGCAAGCAGAGCGAGGCCCGCGAACGCGACATTACCTTGACGGTGGACGTTGAGGACGCCATCCCCGCGCCGCAAGACCCCGCCATGATTCACACGCTGGTCATCGTGCTGGGCAACCTGCTGGAGAACGCTTTCGATGCCGTCGACGAACAACACGAGCGCCACGTCACGCTCACCATGGGCGTCGACGCCGCCCTGCTATCGCTGCATGTACAGGACACCGGCCCCGGCATCCCCGAGGCCATGCGAGAGCACATCTTCGCCAGCGGCACCTCGTCCAAGGGGCACCAACGCGGCCTCGGGCTGGCGATGGTGCGCGAGCATGTCGAAGCACATGACGGTACCCTGGCCCTGTATTCTGAACCCGGGCGCGGCACTTTGATCGAAGTCGCCCTACCCTATCCCTCGTCGTCCACCACCGAGAATTGA
- a CDS encoding 2-hydroxycarboxylate transporter family protein, with protein MNTSAATQSLDDTQHASSALGTLRIFGMPLPVFFISFAVMVVAMFTDTLPSGMIGALLVMMILGELLGFIGDRLPIVKSYLGGGAILAIFGAAALVYVGWLPTSISENVTQFMKGGGFLNFYIAALITGSILGMDSKVLVKVGSRYALPLICAVFFAGLFAVIVGALMGFSPQDALVVITLPILGGGMGAGAVPLSQIYEQLLGQPASYYISILVPALALGNVFAIIIAGLLNGLAKRFPKLTGNGQMMPGVEIEERKSTFDLSKLGIGVVAALTFFTAGQILGSFIPLHPYALMIILVAVLKIANVVPESINESASQWFQFVAKNWTFALLFGIGIAYTDLGQVIDAITPTYVMIVLAVVAGAAFGAGLVGKLVGFYPVESAITAGLCMANMGGTGDVAVLSAAKRMQLMPFAQISSRLGGALILLISSILVPMFFT; from the coding sequence ATGAATACCAGTGCCGCTACACAAAGCCTGGACGATACCCAGCACGCTTCGAGCGCGCTGGGTACGTTGCGCATCTTCGGCATGCCACTGCCGGTTTTCTTTATTTCTTTCGCTGTCATGGTCGTGGCCATGTTCACCGACACGCTGCCCAGCGGCATGATCGGTGCCTTGCTGGTCATGATGATACTCGGTGAATTGCTGGGCTTCATCGGTGATCGCCTGCCGATCGTCAAAAGCTACCTGGGCGGTGGCGCGATCCTGGCCATCTTCGGCGCGGCCGCATTGGTCTATGTGGGATGGTTGCCTACCAGTATCTCCGAGAATGTCACCCAGTTCATGAAAGGCGGGGGCTTCCTCAATTTCTATATCGCCGCTCTGATTACCGGCAGTATCCTGGGCATGGACTCCAAGGTGTTGGTCAAGGTCGGCTCGCGTTACGCGCTCCCCTTGATTTGCGCGGTGTTCTTCGCGGGGCTGTTCGCGGTGATCGTTGGCGCATTGATGGGCTTCTCGCCGCAGGACGCCCTGGTGGTCATCACGCTGCCGATTCTCGGTGGTGGCATGGGCGCGGGCGCGGTGCCCTTGAGCCAGATCTACGAGCAGCTTCTCGGTCAGCCGGCGAGTTACTATATTTCGATTCTGGTACCGGCGCTGGCGCTGGGTAACGTCTTCGCGATCATCATCGCGGGCCTGCTCAACGGCTTGGCCAAGCGTTTTCCGAAGCTGACGGGTAACGGTCAGATGATGCCGGGTGTGGAAATCGAGGAGCGCAAGAGCACCTTCGATCTCTCCAAGCTGGGCATCGGTGTCGTCGCTGCGCTGACGTTCTTCACCGCCGGGCAGATTCTGGGTAGCTTCATCCCGCTGCACCCCTATGCGCTGATGATCATCTTGGTCGCCGTGCTCAAGATCGCCAACGTAGTGCCGGAAAGCATCAACGAGTCCGCCTCGCAGTGGTTCCAGTTCGTCGCCAAGAACTGGACCTTCGCACTGCTGTTCGGGATCGGCATTGCCTATACCGATCTCGGCCAGGTGATCGATGCCATCACGCCGACCTATGTGATGATCGTGCTCGCCGTTGTGGCCGGGGCCGCCTTCGGCGCCGGGCTGGTCGGCAAGCTGGTCGGTTTCTATCCCGTCGAGTCGGCGATTACCGCGGGGCTGTGCATGGCCAATATGGGCGGCACCGGTGATGTCGCGGTACTCTCCGCCGCCAAGCGCATGCAGCTGATGCCTTTCGCGCAGATCTCCTCGCGGCTGGGTGGCGCCTTGATCCTGCTGATCTCCAGCATCCTCGTGCCAATGTTCTTTACTTGA